The Pyramidobacter porci genome window below encodes:
- the aroA gene encoding 3-phosphoshikimate 1-carboxyvinyltransferase — translation MIVTITPRKLSGTIAAIPSKSHVHRLLICAALGDRPATLPCRVVSQDIEATMRCLRALGAEIAVDGSVIAVTPLDRNASGAVELDPGESGSTYRFMTPLAAALGRKARFTLHGKLPSRPMDDLWNEMERHGVVIAGKGTDHPVVEGRLTAGRYRLPGTVSSQFFTGLLFALPLLEGSSRVLIADRLESAGYVDMTLAALAAFGIVIGRSAGRFSVSGAQRYVAPAGLRAEGDWSNAAFWLCAGAAGAKLAVTGLALPSLQGDSAVAEILRRMSAKVSIAGDSITVAPAELRETCIDVGDTPDLVPALAVAAAAVKGRTAIVNVGRLRLKESDRVASVCGALNALGGHAVPDGDCILIDGCGSLRGGIVDACGDHRIAMLGAAASVLCSETVTITGAEAVDKSYPGFFDDFAALGGVVRTEV, via the coding sequence ATGATCGTCACCATCACGCCCCGCAAGCTGAGCGGCACGATCGCCGCCATTCCCTCGAAGTCGCACGTCCACCGCCTGCTGATCTGCGCCGCGCTGGGCGACCGGCCGGCGACGCTGCCCTGCCGCGTCGTCTCGCAGGACATCGAAGCCACAATGCGCTGCCTGAGAGCGCTGGGAGCCGAGATCGCCGTCGACGGCAGCGTCATCGCCGTCACGCCGCTGGACCGGAACGCGAGCGGCGCGGTCGAACTCGACCCGGGGGAAAGCGGCTCCACGTACCGTTTCATGACGCCGCTGGCGGCCGCGCTGGGGCGAAAGGCGCGCTTCACGCTGCACGGCAAACTGCCGTCGCGGCCGATGGACGATCTGTGGAACGAAATGGAGCGGCATGGAGTCGTCATCGCCGGCAAGGGAACGGATCACCCCGTCGTCGAGGGACGGCTGACGGCCGGCCGGTACCGTCTGCCCGGCACGGTGTCGTCGCAGTTTTTCACGGGACTGCTCTTTGCGCTGCCGCTGCTCGAAGGCAGCAGCCGCGTCCTCATCGCCGACCGATTGGAATCGGCCGGTTACGTCGACATGACGCTGGCGGCGCTGGCCGCCTTCGGCATCGTCATCGGCCGTTCCGCCGGCAGGTTCTCCGTCTCCGGCGCGCAGCGATACGTCGCCCCCGCCGGGCTGAGAGCCGAAGGCGATTGGTCCAACGCGGCCTTTTGGCTTTGCGCCGGAGCGGCCGGCGCAAAGCTCGCCGTCACGGGGCTGGCGCTGCCGTCGTTGCAGGGCGACAGCGCCGTGGCGGAAATTCTGCGGCGCATGAGCGCCAAGGTCTCGATCGCCGGCGATTCCATCACGGTGGCGCCGGCGGAGCTGCGCGAAACATGCATCGACGTGGGCGACACGCCCGATCTGGTGCCCGCGCTGGCCGTCGCCGCCGCCGCGGTCAAAGGGCGCACGGCGATCGTGAACGTCGGGCGGCTGCGCCTCAAGGAAAGCGACCGCGTCGCCTCGGTCTGCGGCGCGCTGAACGCGCTGGGAGGGCACGCGGTACCCGACGGCGACTGCATCCTCATCGACGGGTGCGGCTCGCTGCGCGGCGGCATCGTCGACGCGTGCGGCGATCACCGCATCGCCATGCTGGGCGCGGCCGCCTCGGTGCTGTGTTCCGAGACGGTCACGATCACGGGCGCGGAAGCGGTGGACAAATCCTATCCGGGCTTTTTCGACGATTTCGCCGCGCTCGGCGGCGTCGTCAGAACGGAGGTATGA
- the aroB gene encoding 3-dehydroquinate synthase translates to MNSVTVSTPSKKYYVHTGADLLSAAGEIAAPLRGAGQALIVSDANVAPLYARRVVDSLEHAGFRPTLHVVPAGEQNKNMRSLFDLLNRMAALRMIRSDTLFALGGGVVGDLGGLAASLYMRGIGLVQLPTSLLAAVDSSVGGKTAIDLETGKNLVGTFYQPDLVLYDTETLATLPKEQLANGFGEIIKTGMIRDAKLFDAARKPNLGAAEIAGIVHRCVEIKRDVVRRDEKETGLRQILNFGHTFGHAVEKCSGFSIPHGFCVAIGMMIVTAACAKRGICAPETLIQLSGALRLRGLPQTTRFEADELFAGMLADKKRASDTVTLVLPRSIGSVERRKVMLEEARAFLADGLEALSADETEVVTA, encoded by the coding sequence ATGAACAGCGTCACAGTTTCCACGCCTTCGAAGAAGTACTACGTTCACACCGGCGCCGATCTGCTCAGCGCCGCCGGCGAGATCGCCGCGCCCCTGCGCGGTGCCGGGCAGGCGCTGATCGTCTCCGACGCCAACGTGGCGCCGCTCTACGCGCGGCGCGTCGTCGACTCGCTGGAACACGCCGGTTTCCGGCCGACTCTGCACGTCGTTCCCGCCGGCGAGCAGAACAAGAACATGCGTTCGCTCTTTGACCTGCTCAACCGCATGGCCGCCCTGCGCATGATCCGCAGCGACACGCTCTTCGCCCTCGGCGGCGGGGTCGTCGGCGATTTGGGCGGGCTGGCGGCCTCGCTGTATATGCGCGGCATCGGCCTCGTACAACTGCCGACGTCGTTGCTGGCCGCGGTCGACTCATCGGTGGGCGGCAAGACGGCCATCGACCTCGAGACAGGCAAAAACCTGGTCGGAACCTTCTACCAGCCCGATCTCGTGCTCTACGACACGGAAACGCTGGCGACGCTGCCGAAAGAGCAGCTGGCCAACGGCTTCGGCGAGATCATCAAGACGGGCATGATCCGCGACGCCAAACTCTTCGACGCGGCGCGCAAGCCCAACCTCGGCGCCGCCGAAATCGCCGGAATCGTGCACCGCTGCGTGGAGATCAAACGCGACGTGGTGCGCCGCGACGAGAAGGAGACGGGGCTGCGCCAGATCCTCAACTTCGGGCATACGTTCGGCCACGCCGTGGAAAAGTGCAGCGGCTTTTCGATCCCGCACGGTTTTTGCGTCGCCATCGGCATGATGATTGTCACCGCCGCCTGCGCCAAACGCGGCATCTGCGCGCCGGAGACCCTTATCCAGCTGTCCGGCGCGCTGCGGCTGCGCGGCCTGCCGCAGACGACCCGATTCGAAGCCGACGAACTCTTCGCAGGCATGCTCGCCGACAAAAAGCGCGCTTCCGACACGGTCACGCTCGTGCTTCCCCGCAGCATCGGCAGCGTGGAACGGCGCAAGGTCATGCTCGAAGAGGCGCGCGCGTTCCTCGCGGACGGGCTCGAAGCCCTGTCCGCGGACGAAACGGAGGTTGTCACGGCATGA
- a CDS encoding prephenate dehydrogenase produces MKTIGIVGLGLIGGSFARAYKAADETFVVYAAEQDQSTLQFARLLGAIDGELNRETLGKCDGVLVCLHTELSCQWLEANAPFIPASALAMDCCGTKRRICELGFRLARQYGFEYAGGHPMAGTHRWGFKNSRADMFRGASFVVVPRVYDDVTLLERVRSFVMPAGFQRLAVTTAENHDRLIAFTSQLAHVVSNAYVKSPTAREHHGFSAGSYRDLTRVAWLNPTMWTDLFLENRDHLLFEIDQILGELRQYRDAIAAGDEKRLWRLLEEGRRRKEEVDG; encoded by the coding sequence ATGAAGACGATCGGCATCGTCGGACTGGGATTGATCGGCGGTTCGTTCGCGCGCGCTTACAAGGCGGCCGACGAGACGTTTGTCGTTTACGCCGCCGAACAAGATCAGTCCACGCTGCAATTCGCCCGGCTGCTGGGAGCCATCGACGGCGAACTGAACCGCGAGACGCTGGGGAAATGCGACGGCGTGCTGGTCTGCCTGCACACGGAACTTTCCTGCCAGTGGCTGGAGGCAAACGCGCCCTTCATTCCGGCATCGGCGCTGGCGATGGACTGCTGCGGCACCAAGCGCCGCATTTGCGAGCTCGGCTTCCGGCTCGCCAGGCAGTACGGTTTCGAGTACGCCGGCGGCCATCCGATGGCGGGCACGCACCGTTGGGGATTCAAAAACAGTCGCGCCGACATGTTCCGCGGCGCCAGTTTTGTCGTGGTGCCGCGAGTGTACGACGACGTCACGCTGCTGGAGCGCGTCAGGAGTTTCGTGATGCCGGCGGGGTTCCAACGCCTCGCCGTGACGACGGCGGAGAATCACGACCGGCTGATCGCCTTCACGTCGCAGCTGGCGCACGTGGTCTCGAACGCTTACGTGAAAAGCCCGACAGCGCGCGAGCACCACGGCTTCTCCGCCGGCTCCTACCGCGATCTGACCCGCGTGGCCTGGCTGAACCCGACGATGTGGACGGACCTGTTCCTCGAGAACCGCGACCATCTGCTCTTCGAGATCGACCAGATTCTCGGCGAACTGCGACAGTATCGCGACGCCATCGCCGCCGGCGACGAAAAACGGCTTTGGCGGCTGCTCGAGGAGGGACGCCGGAGAAAGGAAGAGGTGGACGGATAA
- the aroF gene encoding 3-deoxy-7-phosphoheptulonate synthase, which translates to MIAVLKNGTTPEQRDSLCKWFESMGLSCHVSQGEFHTIIGLIGDVSKVDIEMLESLSIVERVTRISDPFKKANRKFHEEPTVVDVSGVKIGGGHFQIIAGPCSVESREQIIAVAKAVKASGATMLRGGAFKPRTSPYAFQGLHGEGIGLLLEAKKETGLPLVSEIMNINDLDLFAEVDVLQVGARNMQNFDLLKELGHCRKPILLKRGLANTLKELLMSAEYIMAGGNGNVILCERGIRTFETYTRNTLDLSAVPVLHELTHLPVIIDPSHSTGYSRYVAPMSYAAAAAGADGLIIEVHNDPAHALCDGAQSLTPGQFDEVARKVRRVREALA; encoded by the coding sequence ATGATCGCAGTCTTGAAAAACGGCACCACCCCGGAGCAGCGCGACAGTCTCTGCAAATGGTTCGAGAGCATGGGGCTTTCCTGCCACGTTTCGCAGGGCGAGTTCCACACCATCATCGGCCTCATCGGCGACGTCAGCAAAGTCGATATCGAGATGCTCGAGAGCCTGTCCATCGTCGAGCGCGTCACGCGCATCAGCGATCCGTTCAAAAAGGCGAACCGCAAGTTCCACGAGGAGCCCACCGTCGTCGACGTGAGCGGCGTCAAGATCGGCGGCGGCCATTTCCAGATCATCGCCGGTCCCTGCTCGGTGGAAAGCCGCGAGCAGATCATCGCCGTCGCCAAAGCCGTCAAGGCTTCGGGCGCGACGATGCTGCGCGGCGGCGCGTTCAAGCCGCGCACGTCGCCTTACGCGTTCCAGGGGCTGCACGGCGAGGGGATCGGGCTGCTGCTCGAGGCCAAGAAGGAAACGGGGCTGCCGCTGGTCTCGGAGATCATGAACATCAACGATCTCGACCTGTTCGCCGAGGTGGACGTGCTTCAGGTGGGAGCGCGCAACATGCAGAACTTCGACCTGCTCAAGGAATTGGGGCATTGCCGCAAGCCGATTCTGCTCAAACGGGGGCTGGCCAACACGCTCAAGGAACTGCTGATGAGCGCGGAGTACATCATGGCCGGCGGCAACGGGAACGTCATTCTCTGCGAGCGCGGCATCCGCACGTTCGAAACCTACACGCGCAACACGCTCGATCTTTCCGCCGTGCCCGTGCTGCACGAGCTCACTCACCTGCCCGTGATCATCGATCCCAGTCATTCCACGGGCTACTCGCGCTACGTGGCGCCGATGTCCTATGCCGCCGCCGCGGCCGGCGCCGATGGGTTGATCATCGAGGTCCACAACGATCCCGCCCACGCGCTGTGCGACGGCGCCCAATCGCTGACGCCCGGGCAGTTCGACGAGGTGGCGCGGAAGGTGCGGCGGGTACGCGAGGCGCTGGCATGA
- a CDS encoding PDZ domain-containing protein: MKKFLVCTAVFLSVAAPAAASESITVYGFDAAQLQTFILATYDGAGQMDVIERNDATMAMAKEIPASRVEHLMPEYRVPSRDPLVPDRWEREPVDFAEERATFNFRPSRDGGLTVRMRADLVANPGMWRRERTVSRDCGDFHAYVRYAQAFFTGGWGSGLDLEARNGRMYVADVLEGSSAWDAGIRAGDRIRIINKTPADSVALDYFGRKYQWSDYGKPFTVEMERPNGERYHAELSNDYIPAQTARLERLFGVSDVWPGWTREEVEASTRRWVSPEEKKAREAALAVSSSGMEFDDAGRVMSVASGSPAETAGVKPGDEIVEINLVTFGDMGAAKARETIEKRVAGGLTAILDLKRGGSTVTVRVKKPASGKK; the protein is encoded by the coding sequence ATGAAAAAATTTTTGGTCTGCACGGCTGTTTTTCTGAGCGTCGCGGCGCCGGCGGCCGCGTCCGAATCGATCACGGTGTACGGTTTCGACGCCGCCCAGCTGCAGACGTTTATCCTGGCGACCTACGACGGCGCCGGTCAAATGGATGTGATCGAGCGGAACGACGCCACCATGGCGATGGCGAAAGAGATTCCCGCGTCCCGCGTGGAACATTTGATGCCGGAGTACCGCGTCCCCTCGCGCGACCCCCTCGTTCCCGACCGCTGGGAACGCGAGCCCGTGGACTTCGCCGAGGAGCGGGCCACGTTCAACTTCCGTCCCTCCCGCGACGGCGGCCTGACCGTGAGGATGCGCGCCGACCTGGTCGCCAATCCCGGCATGTGGCGCCGGGAGCGCACCGTATCGCGCGACTGCGGCGACTTCCACGCCTACGTCCGCTACGCCCAGGCCTTCTTCACGGGCGGCTGGGGCTCGGGGCTGGACCTCGAAGCGCGGAACGGCCGCATGTACGTGGCCGACGTGCTCGAAGGCAGCTCGGCCTGGGACGCCGGCATCCGCGCCGGCGACCGCATCCGCATCATCAATAAGACCCCGGCCGACAGCGTGGCGCTTGATTATTTCGGCCGCAAATACCAGTGGAGCGACTACGGCAAGCCCTTCACCGTCGAGATGGAGCGTCCCAACGGCGAACGCTACCACGCCGAGCTGAGCAACGACTACATCCCCGCCCAGACGGCGCGGCTCGAACGACTCTTCGGGGTGAGCGACGTCTGGCCGGGCTGGACGCGCGAAGAAGTGGAAGCCTCGACGCGGCGCTGGGTCTCCCCCGAAGAGAAGAAAGCGCGCGAGGCCGCCCTCGCCGTTTCGTCCAGCGGCATGGAGTTCGACGACGCAGGGCGCGTCATGTCGGTGGCCTCTGGTTCGCCGGCTGAGACCGCGGGCGTGAAGCCTGGCGACGAGATCGTCGAAATCAATTTGGTCACGTTCGGCGACATGGGCGCCGCCAAAGCTCGCGAAACCATCGAAAAGCGCGTTGCCGGCGGTCTGACGGCCATCCTCGACCTGAAGCGCGGCGGCTCGACCGTCACCGTCCGGGTGAAAAAGCCCGCTTCGGGCAAAAAATAA
- a CDS encoding RidA family protein → MKEIMRVKGLKPRGHYALALIHDGLIFISGQLSKDPETGENRPGSMKEETMRALNNVDLILRECGSSRDKVLKTTAFVGSQDDWAAVNQCYAEFFGDRHPARSIVPVGALNAGLKVEIEVIAAVE, encoded by the coding sequence ATGAAAGAAATCATGCGGGTCAAAGGGCTGAAACCGCGCGGACATTACGCGCTGGCGCTGATTCACGACGGACTGATCTTCATTTCCGGCCAGCTCTCCAAAGATCCGGAAACGGGCGAGAACCGCCCCGGGTCCATGAAAGAGGAAACCATGCGCGCGTTGAACAACGTCGACCTCATCCTCAGAGAGTGCGGCTCCTCGCGCGACAAAGTGCTGAAGACCACCGCCTTCGTCGGCAGCCAGGACGACTGGGCCGCAGTGAACCAGTGCTACGCCGAGTTCTTCGGCGACCGCCATCCGGCCCGCTCGATCGTCCCCGTCGGCGCACTGAACGCCGGCCTGAAAGTGGAGATCGAAGTCATCGCCGCCGTCGAGTAA